In Pyxidicoccus trucidator, a genomic segment contains:
- a CDS encoding DNA polymerase beta superfamily protein, translated as MSDSPTDSSPRPGSSRIRGLEQVDRLSVPLPHGTEVTTRVERMASGGRRIPQGVVGRVVRAHDGGFDVQIVGVGEVWFAREELVPRRMGQVNFARRREAAWSALTPCVVLETRVGSHAWGLANENSDVDVRGVFALPLPWTFGLVEAPMDLVSADGSTTYWEVRKTVEQALRADPNTLETLFVPGAKATDVLGEWLLAERGIFVSKAIFGSFGRYAMSQLDKLTRSQRLAEHRDLLLEWLCEEPTPDLDEVAKRLAAVSPRGAPSQQDALLAAKTYVKQLYRSLWDQGLLTANDFAALTAYARGGGQRPPSARELRPKNAYNLLRLVATATGWLRQGAPTFESSGALKARLLDIKAGRVPLEDVLRDAEAMAPELEAAHRDSKLPDHPDYERADRLLRRVGDEVARRWVLKEPGPLGRDAPEAPAMEWRESE; from the coding sequence ATGAGTGATTCTCCGACGGACTCTTCTCCGCGCCCAGGCTCCTCGCGCATCCGGGGCCTGGAGCAGGTGGACCGGCTGTCGGTGCCCCTGCCGCACGGCACCGAGGTGACGACGCGCGTGGAGCGCATGGCCTCGGGCGGGCGCCGCATTCCCCAGGGCGTGGTGGGCCGCGTGGTCCGCGCGCATGACGGCGGCTTCGACGTGCAGATTGTCGGCGTGGGCGAGGTCTGGTTCGCCCGCGAGGAGCTGGTGCCCCGCCGCATGGGGCAGGTGAACTTCGCCCGTCGCCGCGAGGCGGCATGGAGCGCGCTGACGCCCTGCGTGGTGCTGGAGACGCGCGTGGGCAGCCATGCGTGGGGCCTGGCCAACGAGAACTCGGACGTGGACGTGCGCGGCGTGTTCGCCCTGCCGCTGCCGTGGACCTTCGGCCTCGTGGAGGCGCCGATGGACCTGGTCAGCGCCGACGGCAGCACCACCTATTGGGAGGTACGCAAGACGGTGGAGCAGGCGCTGCGCGCCGACCCGAACACGCTGGAGACGCTGTTCGTCCCCGGCGCGAAGGCCACGGACGTGCTCGGTGAGTGGCTGCTGGCCGAGCGCGGCATCTTCGTGTCCAAGGCCATCTTCGGCAGCTTCGGCCGCTATGCCATGAGCCAGCTCGACAAGCTCACCCGCAGCCAGCGGCTGGCCGAGCACCGGGACTTGCTCCTGGAGTGGCTCTGCGAGGAGCCCACTCCAGACCTGGACGAGGTGGCGAAGCGGCTGGCCGCCGTGTCCCCGCGTGGCGCGCCTTCCCAGCAGGACGCGCTGCTGGCGGCGAAGACGTACGTCAAGCAGCTCTACCGCTCGCTGTGGGACCAGGGGCTGCTGACGGCCAACGACTTCGCGGCGCTCACCGCGTACGCGCGGGGCGGCGGGCAGCGGCCTCCGTCCGCGCGCGAGCTGCGGCCGAAGAACGCCTACAACCTGCTGCGGCTGGTGGCCACGGCCACCGGGTGGCTGCGGCAAGGGGCGCCCACCTTCGAGTCTTCGGGCGCGCTGAAGGCACGGCTGCTGGACATCAAGGCGGGCCGGGTGCCGCTGGAGGATGTGCTGCGGGACGCGGAGGCCATGGCGCCGGAGCTGGAGGCGGCGCACCGCGACAGCAAGCTGCCGGACCACCCGGACTACGAGCGGGCGGACCGGCTGCTGCGGCGCGTGGGAGACGAGGTGGCGCGGCGCTGGGTGCTGAAGGAGCCCGGCCCGCTGGGACGCGACGCGCCGGAGGCCCCGGCCATGGAGTGGAGGGAGTCGGAATGA
- a CDS encoding DNA polymerase beta superfamily protein, with translation MKGTLKEHERVVADRVLDEESAKREHLVIALSGAHAYGFPSPDSDLDLKSIHVVPTAVLLGLQPKHITAERLQVVDGVEVDYSSNELQPVLQGILQGNGNYIERVLGAICVRASPELEGLKPHVRAVLSRRVHRHYRGFAYGQLREWEKSGFKSAKKLLYVLRTTLTGTHALRTGAVETDVTELLDLYGFSEAHALVEQKRRGEKSELPDELSKKWREEVARSFEVLDAALPESVLPEDPPGEAVDALEAWMLDLRRRRFDAPAQ, from the coding sequence ATGAAGGGCACGCTGAAGGAACATGAGCGCGTGGTGGCGGACCGGGTGCTCGACGAGGAGTCGGCGAAGCGCGAGCACCTCGTCATCGCCCTGTCCGGCGCGCACGCGTATGGCTTTCCCTCGCCTGACAGTGATTTGGACCTCAAGTCCATCCACGTGGTGCCCACCGCGGTGCTGCTGGGGCTCCAGCCGAAGCACATCACCGCCGAGCGGCTCCAGGTGGTGGACGGAGTGGAGGTGGACTACTCGTCCAATGAGCTGCAGCCGGTGCTCCAGGGCATCCTGCAGGGCAACGGCAACTACATCGAGCGCGTGCTGGGTGCCATCTGCGTGCGCGCCTCACCGGAGCTGGAGGGGCTGAAGCCACACGTGCGTGCGGTGCTGTCCCGCCGCGTGCACCGGCACTACCGGGGCTTTGCCTACGGCCAGCTCCGCGAGTGGGAGAAGAGCGGCTTCAAGTCCGCCAAGAAGCTGCTCTACGTCCTGCGCACCACGCTGACCGGAACGCACGCGCTGCGCACCGGCGCGGTGGAGACGGACGTCACCGAGCTGCTGGACCTGTATGGCTTCTCGGAGGCGCACGCGCTGGTGGAGCAGAAGCGGCGCGGGGAGAAGAGCGAGCTGCCGGACGAGCTGAGCAAGAAGTGGCGCGAGGAGGTGGCGCGCTCCTTCGAGGTGCTCGATGCGGCGCTCCCCGAGTCCGTGCTCCCCGAGGACCCGCCCGGGGAGGCCGTGGACGCGCTGGAGGCGTGGATGCTGGACCTGCGACGTCGGCGGTTCGACGCGCCCGCTCAGTAG
- a CDS encoding chitosanase, translating to MGVRRQERRRVWSWRGALLGITVALAGCAPDLEGTEEALPVAEQSLAACSYAITTNTYVGADWWGTIVFKNTGTAAMTSPTVSFGVPSGIVCDYDEPGWTHTQSGTTCTYSRTSALTVAVNASYTFYYSTTSNVSFTASNVTITDPSCGGTNPGPGLSANQKKVAEDLTSIWENDTPSINYAYSENIQDGRGYTNGRAGFCTGTGDAIQVIQCYNALRSAANGNLMAKYMAGLTTINNRFLSTGQSQASTAELDSVGNWRADWATSYNNTTTRADFKSCQDQVNDKLYYTPAMTEAGKWGLTQALSKAALYDAFINHGESGARSLIRSANTALGNSGQVAPVIGYNGITESAWLQKFLEKRRDVLAADSTWIEAVDRVAAYEKLRRRGNWDLGTAFRNDVRASDCWGSSYPFSGYTVRAINPDGTWSTPGTYTYSCQ from the coding sequence ATGGGAGTGCGTCGACAGGAGAGGCGTCGGGTCTGGAGCTGGCGGGGGGCGCTGCTGGGAATCACCGTGGCCCTGGCGGGCTGCGCGCCGGACCTGGAGGGCACGGAGGAAGCGCTCCCCGTCGCGGAACAGTCGCTGGCCGCCTGCTCGTACGCCATCACCACGAACACCTACGTGGGCGCGGACTGGTGGGGCACGATTGTCTTCAAGAACACCGGCACGGCGGCGATGACGAGCCCCACCGTCTCCTTTGGCGTCCCGAGCGGCATCGTCTGTGATTACGACGAGCCGGGCTGGACGCATACCCAGAGCGGCACGACGTGCACCTACTCGCGGACCTCGGCGCTGACGGTCGCCGTGAATGCGTCGTACACGTTCTATTACTCGACGACGTCCAACGTGTCCTTCACGGCGAGCAACGTGACAATCACCGACCCGAGCTGTGGCGGCACGAATCCGGGCCCGGGGCTGAGCGCCAACCAGAAGAAGGTGGCGGAGGACCTGACGAGCATCTGGGAGAACGACACGCCGTCCATCAACTACGCGTACTCGGAGAACATCCAGGACGGGCGCGGATACACGAACGGGCGCGCGGGCTTCTGCACGGGAACGGGCGACGCCATCCAGGTCATCCAGTGCTACAACGCGCTGCGGAGCGCGGCCAACGGCAACCTGATGGCGAAATACATGGCGGGCCTCACCACCATCAACAACCGCTTCCTCTCGACGGGACAGTCCCAGGCCTCGACGGCCGAGCTCGACTCCGTCGGCAACTGGCGGGCGGACTGGGCGACCAGCTACAACAACACCACCACCCGGGCGGACTTCAAGAGCTGCCAGGACCAGGTCAACGACAAGCTCTACTACACGCCAGCGATGACCGAGGCCGGCAAGTGGGGCCTCACGCAGGCGCTGTCGAAGGCCGCGCTGTACGACGCCTTCATCAACCACGGTGAGTCCGGCGCCCGGAGCCTCATCCGGTCCGCCAACACCGCGCTCGGCAACTCGGGACAGGTGGCGCCCGTCATCGGCTACAACGGCATCACCGAGAGCGCCTGGCTCCAGAAGTTCCTGGAGAAGCGCCGCGACGTGCTCGCCGCGGACTCGACGTGGATTGAGGCCGTGGACCGCGTCGCCGCCTACGAGAAGCTGCGTCGGCGCGGCAACTGGGATTTGGGCACTGCCTTCCGGAACGATGTCCGCGCGAGCGACTGCTGGGGCTCGTCGTACCCGTTCAGCGGCTACACGGTGCGCGCCATCAACCCGGATGGGACCTGGAGCACGCCGGGCACGTACACGTACTCCTGCCAGTAA